DNA from Acidobacteriota bacterium:
GGTCGGGAACGATCCTTACTTTCGAACCGGTGGCGGCCTTGCGGCCGATCGTGGCGTCCCTGCGCCGCCAGGTACGACAAGTCGTGTTGCTTTCCAGCCTGGGCAAGGTCGAACTGGGGGAACTGCTCCGTGAAGTACCGGGTATCGACCTCGTCTTCGCCACTCAGGGTACGGTGGAGGACGTAGCTCCTGAAAGGCTCCACACCGTGCCGGTACTCTGGCTTGGTCACGCCGGTCGGGTTCTGGGGCGGGTGGCTCTCGACGACGCAGGGCATGTGCTGGAAGCCCAGGGGGTGTGGGTGCGCGACGCGTTCCCGATCGATCCTCTCAGTGGCGAGGCGCGGGGCGAAGACCTTCACTGAGATGTGGAGCCAAGGGGATTGGCAGTCCGTAGGCAAAGCCTTGTCGATGCGAGGGGCTGACTTTGGAAGCCTGGTTCCTCGGCCGGAAGGGGCTTATGGATCGGTCCGCGAGTCCGAGTTGCCATGGTCGAACCGCTCGAGGCAGCCCATGGCTCCTTCTGGCGGGCATTCTTCAGGCTCCATGTCCCCCAAGCTGTCCCGCGGTCCCGCAAAGATTACTCCGTCGCAGACCGTGGGGTCTCCGCGGCGTGTCCCCCCGCCCCCGCCTGCTGCCATGTAGCCCAGAGAGCGCAGGCGTGTTTCCGATTCCTCCAGCACGGTGGATGGGAGTGAGGCACGGGGAACGCGACTTGTGCGAGCCCTCTCGAGGTGTTGCCGCATCGCCTGTCGCATGGAGGCCAGCGTTCGGGGTTCTCGTTCGGCCAAGTTGACGGTTTCTCCGGGATCCTCCTCGAGATCGAAGAGCTCTTCTCTGCAGTCGTGGTGATCGATGACGTAGCGCCAGCGTTCCCGGGTCAGAGAGGTCAGACAGCCTCGGCGGACCGTTTGGCTCAAGACGCCCGGGGGCGATGATTCACTCGCACGGGGGGATTCGGCTGTATCCAGGGGAAGGGGTGGAAGAGATCCGAACCCCTCCCTAGGCAGTCCCGCGAGTGCCAACAGGCTGGCCCCGAGTTGGGCTGTGGAAACGGTTCGATGCTCGCGGGAAGGTCTCAGTTCGCTGGGATAGCGCAGCATCAGGGGTACGTGAATCAGCGTGCTGTCGAGGCGGTTGGTATGCCCCAGCCAATGGTGTTCCATGAAGGCTTCACCATGATCGGCGAGTATGGCCACCACTGTGCGGGAGGCCAACCCTTGTTTCTCGAGGGCGTCAAGAATTTCGCCCACATAGCGGTCGGTATAGCGCACCTCGCCCCAGAAAAGACCTTGGAGAAACAGTGCTTGTGGTGCTGTGACAGGGTCGCGGATCCATTTCAAGCATTGGACACGGAGGCTCGGCGGTCGTTCTCCACGGGAGAAAATTTCGTCGTACGGGGTTGGGGGATTGTAGTTGTAATGGGGATCCCAAAGATGAACCCAGATGAAAAATGGTTCCTTCTTCCACTGCTCGAGCCGGTGGATGACCTTGCCGCTGAGGGCCGGCGAGGAGATCTTGTCATGACCGTAGGGTTCGTAGTCGAAGATTTCGAAGCCGCGGTCGAAGCCGTACTCCGCGCGCAGGGTCACGGCAGGTGTGAAGGCGGCCGTGCGGTAGCCGGATGCGCGAAAACGTTCGGCCAGCGTCGGAACACTTCGCGACAACGATTGGTAGTGTTTTTCAACGCCATGAGTCGGCGCGTCATGGCCGGTCATCACGGCCATCATGGCGGGTGTTGTCCAGGGTGCTGGGCTGATGGCCTGGTCAAATACCAGGGACTGGTCTGCGAAAGCTGTGAGCCTGGGGGCGATGGGTTTGCCCTCATGTCGGCCGAAGGCGGCGTCGAGACGCAGCGAGTCGACGGAGATCAGCAGGATCGAAGGTCGCGACAGATTGCATGACAGGAGCGGAAATGCGAGTATCGCCGCCAGGAGCACCCCGTAGGAACGCCGCATCATGGCCCCTCTTTCCTTTCGAAATAGTTGAAATAGAAGCCGGGTAGACGTTGGCTGCGCAGGGCGTAGCGCTCGTGAAATTCCGGGTGTTCCCACAGCTCGCGCTCGCTGACGGATTTTCTCATGGAGGCGATGGCCTGTTCTGTGATGGGTTGCTGGCTGAAGCGAGCCCTCATGAAGAGGATCAGTCGCGGATTGCGCTCCAGCACGTAGGCGCCGTCTCCCTTTTCATGTCCCGGGGGGCCTTCGCCCATGTGTGGCATCCGGCGCTGGGCAATGTGCCGATCGCAGAGGCCGTACATGTCGATGGTGGGGAGTGAGGATTCGTAGGGCAGCACGCCGGCGTTGCCTGTGGCCATCCAGGTGTTCTGCTCGAAATGAGTACCGAGCCAGGCGCCGGCTGCCCGGTGAACCGGAAGAACCTGCGCCCGCCAGCGGGCGAACTCGCGGGCGCCTCCCCCCAGTCCGACCAGGATTGCACCGGCGAGGCATACCGAGCCTGCGACGAGCAGGAAATTCGCGATCGGTCGGTTACGATCCGAACTGAACCAGGAAACGAGACCAACGCCCGCCCAGGCCGCGAAAAAGAGTGCCGGGGTCGCAAAGAACCGGAACGTGGGCTTGTAGTCCCCTCCTACCCAGGCAACATATGCGATAAAGATCCAGGGTAGAGCGAAGGGAAGTGTGGCCAAGGGGCGACGGTCGCGTTTCTGCAGAAGAACCCAAGCCCCGGCTCCCGCCGCGATGAGCAAGGGAAAGGCATGCCATACGAACTCCCCTGTGTAGGTCAGGCCTCGCAGCAGCGCGGTCATGCCTCCGCCCACCTTGGCATGGAAAGTGTTGGGTACCAGATCACCGTAGTAAAGCCAGCGGAAAGCCTCCAGGCCGATCACGGGAAGAGCGAAGAGGAGCCAGCGAACCCAGAATGACGTGTCCGGTCTGCAGCGCTCCCTCGCGAGTCCGAAAAGGTTGCTCAGCCCCGCCAGGCCGGCAATCAGGGCGCCCTCCGGCCGGGTCAGGGTGGCCATCGCGAGGATCACTCCGGAGATCGGCAGGCGGCGACCGGGTGGCGAGGTGGTCTCGCGAAGGTAGCGTGCGATGCCGGCCACGGACAAGGCGGCGAAGAAAGCTGTTTCGAGCCCCATGACAGATTCCGCCACGAAAAACGGGAGGCAGGCGGCAATCACCGCAGCGCTCCCCCCGGCGGCGCCGCGGAGCGGTTCGGGGGCCAGCGTTCTGGCAAGATCGAAGGCGGCCCACAGGGCCAGCCCACCCGAGGTAAGCCCTGCCAGCCAGAGAGCCTTGACGGGCGGCAGGTCGAGAACGAACAGCGCCGCCATGCCGATGGTCCAGAGGAAGTTGGTAAAGCCCTCGACATACTCGCCCGGGTTGTAGACCAGTCCGATGCCTTCGGCCAGGTTCCTCGCATAGCGGAGGCTGATGAACGCATCGTCCTGCAGGCACCATCCGAAACTCCAGGCGTGCCAGGCGTAGAGCAGCCAAGCCAGCAGAAGAAAGGGGTAGCCTCCCCCGTTTGCGAGGCGATTCCTCACGGCTTGGATGTCTCCGGGCGTCGTCTCGAGAGCCCCCGAAAGCGAGCAGCCCGTTGAGCTAGAGGGCTGGCCTCGCCGGCTAGGTGGAAGATATTTTCCGAACGAATCTGTGCGGCGAGGCTGGCTCCGGCAAAGGGCTCGGCCCTGTCGAGCAGGGAAATGGCCGTCTGTTGATCGCCCTCGAGGGCCGCGAGGATCGCCAGTTCTGTCAGAGCCTTGGCGCTCTGCGGGCGGTTTTCCAGGACACTTTCGAGAATCTGCCGGGCCTCGCCGGGTTTTTCCTGGTGCCTGAGCAGGCGGGCTTTTTCCACCAGCAACTTCTCGTCGCCGGGCATCTGGGCCAGAAGCTTGTCGATCTCCGCCGTAGCCGCCGCGAACAGCTTCCGGTCGGCCAGTCGCCGAGCCCGACGGATGGCGGTATCTCGTGGGCTCTCCCCCTCGGGTACGCTCATCGCGATGGCATGCGCGGCAGCACCGATCTGGCCCTGCTCGAGTAAGATCGTGGCCGCCTGAGCGTGGGGATAGCGGTAGGATGGATCGGCAGCCACGGCGGCTGCATAACTCTCGAGTGCCTTGTCGGCCTCCCCCAGGCCGGCGAGAGTATCGCCCAGCTTCGCCAGCAGGTGGGGCGTTCGGGCCCGGGGCGAGATCAGGGCCTTCTGGTAGGCTTGCCGAGCCCGGTACTGGTTGCCAGAACGTAGCAACAGGTCGCCGAGCCACTCTTGCAATTCAGGGGCGGGCGATGTTTCCTGCTCGACAACGCTCTCGATGGCTGCTATCGCCTCATCGATGGCATCGATGTCGGTCAGCATTTCGGCCGCTGCAAGCGTCTGCCCAGGCGTGCAGACCGAAGACAGCGTCCCTCGAATAAGCTTGAGTGCCTCGCTCCGGTCTCCAAGCATCTTGAATGTCCGGGCAAGATCCAGCGCTTGGGTCATGCTCCCAGGTTTCCAGGCCTCGAGTTCTGTCAAGAGCTGGCGGCGCAGGGCAAGCCGTTCCTCGGACATCCCCTTGACGTTGGCGCCCAACAAACCGGCGAGCGCGCTACGGGGAGCCAGTGCAGAGGGGGCGAGCTTGCGGGCTCGCTCGAGAATCCGGGTGCTCTCGAAAAGATCCCCCTCCAGGCGTGCTCGATTGGCTCGGGCCATCAATGCCAGCACTTGGCGCTGGTGGTCGTCGAGGGCTGGAGCATCCCCTTGGGGTGTCTCCGAAGGCCCGAGTGTGACCTCTCGGTTGGGCCAGCCGTAAAGCCTGGACGGCCAGCGGGTCATGCAAGTTGGGCGATGAGAATCCGTAGCGGGGGCGGGCTCCAGGCCTACGCCGGGGGCCAGGAAGGAGGCCATCGCTGTGATTCCCGGGGGAATCGGGGCGGCGTCCCCGGAACTCTCGGCGGGCAGCACGGTGGCGACTACCCGTATCACGGAAGGGACGAGGGTCAAACCATGCCCGGTTTCGCCACCATCACCGAAAGCCGTTCCGTGGAGGGCGACTACGGCGAGGGTGGTGCGCCCCTCGAGTCCGAAACTGGCGAGCGCATCGCGCAGATAGCCGATGGTCTCATCGACTGCCGCCAGTGATTCCCGGTAGTGCTCTTGGGGGTCCGCTCCGCTCGCCGCGTAGGCCGGATCCGCCAGATGCACCCAGAGAAACTTAGGGCTTCCGCTTCCACCTTCCTTGAGGAAAAAAGCGCCGACCTGGTCGGCGATTACCGAAGCGGGAGTCCACCCGATTCGGCGGGGGTGAACGCGGTGCGTCTCGTCAGGCAGGATGGGAGAATCTCCGACGGAGCCGGGACTGGTGAATGTCTGGAAGCCTCGAGCGAGCCCGGTGAGTGGCGAGACGGCCCCCTGGCCGATGAAGGCTGCGGTTCGGTAGCCTCTCGCCGCGAACGATTCGGCGAGTGTGGAGTAGTGCGACGGGAGGCGGCAGCGGTCAGCAAAAAAGCAGTCGAGCGTTTCGGGGCCCTGCCCGGTCATCAGCGATGCCAGTGCGGGAATGGTGTCGGGGACCGAGGTGAGCATGTCGCGCCGCGAGATGCCCTCTTCCATCAGGGAAGAGAGCCGTGGCATGGACTCCGGCGTGACGGAATCGGCTCGCAGGCCGGAGATGGTGACCAGGATCAGGCTGTCTCCCCTTCCTTGGCAGCCGGTGAGTAACGGCAATCCGATCGTCAGCGCCAGAGCAGTCGCCAGACGGAGCGCCCCGGAGAGGAGAGCCGAGGCGGCGGGTCGAAGATCCATGGGTGGTAACCTCTTAGGGGGGGCGAACGACGCCCCGCACGCGGGGGTATTTTAACCCCCCGCCCTGGTCGGTGCTTGAGCCGGACGGAAAAAAGAAGGGAGCCGCTTTTGGCGGCTCCCTCCGGTCGTAGCTGTAGAAGCGCTGAAACTCAGCGGCGGCGAATCGGCCGCTCGAACTTCTTCGGCACGACTCCGGGGTTGAGGTTCGGAAGCTCTGTGGCCGTGGGGCCGACAGTGGTGATGGCGTCGTCGATGTCGACGACTTCCAGGGTGTAGAACACGCCGGAGCCACGAGGCGCCCGCGTGTTGATCGCATCGATGAAGGAATAGCTGGAGGGCTCACCCTTCGCCGGGATCAGGCTGGAAACGCGCTGGTACGGACCGTTCTGAGTGAAGGAACGCGTGACATAGAAGCCAACCACGCCATCTTCCAGCTCGGTCCGCCAGTTCACCTCGATGTTGTTGCGGCCGACGTACCGGGAAGAAAGATCGACGACCTGAACGTCGAAGGCGCCGAAGCCCACGCACTGGCTGTTGGCGGAGAGGTAGCGCGAGAGAACTTCACTGGTAGGACCGGGGTAGCGGATCTTCAGGGCGAAGAACGCACTGTCCTGGTCACCGATGCCGAGGTCGGCCGCGCTGACCGTGGTGCTGGTGCCGGTCACGGTCTTGAGGAAAGTGTAAGCATCCGCAGTCGGGGCCGCGCAGCTACCGCCGACATTCGCCACGTAGTAGAGGTCGTACTGGACCGGGTCCGCCGGGGCGACGCCAATGACGCTCACGGCAGTCCAATCCAACTGGATGACCAGTGGATCGGTGGTGGCGGAAGGCTTCGGGACCGGGATCGGACGCAGACCGCCCCAAGGGGAAATGATGCCCTGGGTGGTGTTGGCGATTTCGGTGCCGGCAGAATTGGCGGGCTCGGCGGCGCCAAGGCAGGTGTTGTTGGATTTGACACCAACGCACCCGGCGGCCCACAGGTCGTCCTGGTCGGTATCGGCCACGTTCTGGCCGACCCAGGCGTAGTAGCCCTTGTGGTCAGGAGTGCCGGTTCCAAACTCGGTGTCCCAGGCGCCCATGTAGAGGCCGTAGTTGCCATCCCAGTTGAAGATGTCTTCCAGAGTGCCCTTGTAGCCGACCTTGCCCTTGTTCGGCTTGTTGGTGTGGTTGATCTCGCAGTAGCGACCACCGGCCGGATCGACCAGCCCCGTCGGGCAGACGGCCGCGTTGGGGTTTACCGCCGAGTGGCCCTCCTTGAAGTAGCGAATGGAAACAGGGCCCTCTGCGGCATCGGTCTCGCGAACAACGCTCTCGATCGGCTTGGAAAAGGCGAAGACGTCCAAACCCGAGCCAAGAACGAACGCCGCGGCAATCAGCGTCATGAGAATCTTTTTCGTCATCAGAATCTACTCCTCCTGCTCATCGCCTCAGTAATGGGGCCACTGGTAGCCGGACACATCGGTCTTGGTATAGATGATGACTCCGGCGCCCAGATCGAGGCTGAAATTCACTCCAGCGTTACCCGTCCAGTTGGTGAGTGCTGAGTCTGCCTCGAACTTGGCGAGACGGTCGAGCGAACCGGGGAACTGGCTTTCGATATCCGTCCGGAGCTGCTCGGCGTTGGTCAACGTCTGGTGATACGGCGCAGCAGCGTTGAACGCCTGGCCACTGGTGAAGTTGAGCGTGTAGTTCGGATCGTGGGAACCCACGACTACCGGTGTCGCCCCGCCCGTCCCACCATAGGCGATGTAGGCTTCGGCCTTGGTGATGCCGAAGTTGACTCCGGCGGTGCCGGTCCAGTTGGTGATCGCCGAGTTCGCTTCGAACTTGGCAACTCGAGTGACGTTGCCCAGATCCGTCAGCAGACTCTGGGCATTCGTGTAGTTGTTGTTCCAGGGCAGAGACAGGTTGAAGGCCTGTCCGTCAGGAATCTGCGGCACGAACTTGAAGCCCATGTTCGAGGCCACGACCACGCTGCCCACGAGCAACGCGACCACGGCCACACCGACCATCCATCCCCGGATTGCGCGGAAACTGGTCATCAAACCCTCCTACTTCCGTTTTGCTCCCTGCGGTGCCGGACAATCTGGAGATCTCCGTCGGCATCAGCCACCCGCGCACAACCTGCGCCAGGGCTGCCATGGCCGACCCGAAGAAGACCCCTCGTTGCACGGTCCCGCGAGGGATAGTTACGACGAGACTGGCACCGCGTCAACGGAAATCCGGATTTTCCTGTGCGAAAGCCAGACATCGATCGGTTCTCCGCGGCTTCTTTCGAAACCGGCTGAACTCTTCCAACGAAGACACTAGTCGACACGATAGAACACCACCGTTCCGGGACGGGGCTCACCGACCTTGTCCACA
Protein-coding regions in this window:
- a CDS encoding sulfatase-like hydrolase/transferase, which translates into the protein MMRRSYGVLLAAILAFPLLSCNLSRPSILLISVDSLRLDAAFGRHEGKPIAPRLTAFADQSLVFDQAISPAPWTTPAMMAVMTGHDAPTHGVEKHYQSLSRSVPTLAERFRASGYRTAAFTPAVTLRAEYGFDRGFEIFDYEPYGHDKISSPALSGKVIHRLEQWKKEPFFIWVHLWDPHYNYNPPTPYDEIFSRGERPPSLRVQCLKWIRDPVTAPQALFLQGLFWGEVRYTDRYVGEILDALEKQGLASRTVVAILADHGEAFMEHHWLGHTNRLDSTLIHVPLMLRYPSELRPSREHRTVSTAQLGASLLALAGLPREGFGSLPPLPLDTAESPRASESSPPGVLSQTVRRGCLTSLTRERWRYVIDHHDCREELFDLEEDPGETVNLAEREPRTLASMRQAMRQHLERARTSRVPRASLPSTVLEESETRLRSLGYMAAGGGGGTRRGDPTVCDGVIFAGPRDSLGDMEPEECPPEGAMGCLERFDHGNSDSRTDP
- a CDS encoding alkaline phosphatase family protein, translated to MDLRPAASALLSGALRLATALALTIGLPLLTGCQGRGDSLILVTISGLRADSVTPESMPRLSSLMEEGISRRDMLTSVPDTIPALASLMTGQGPETLDCFFADRCRLPSHYSTLAESFAARGYRTAAFIGQGAVSPLTGLARGFQTFTSPGSVGDSPILPDETHRVHPRRIGWTPASVIADQVGAFFLKEGGSGSPKFLWVHLADPAYAASGADPQEHYRESLAAVDETIGYLRDALASFGLEGRTTLAVVALHGTAFGDGGETGHGLTLVPSVIRVVATVLPAESSGDAAPIPPGITAMASFLAPGVGLEPAPATDSHRPTCMTRWPSRLYGWPNREVTLGPSETPQGDAPALDDHQRQVLALMARANRARLEGDLFESTRILERARKLAPSALAPRSALAGLLGANVKGMSEERLALRRQLLTELEAWKPGSMTQALDLARTFKMLGDRSEALKLIRGTLSSVCTPGQTLAAAEMLTDIDAIDEAIAAIESVVEQETSPAPELQEWLGDLLLRSGNQYRARQAYQKALISPRARTPHLLAKLGDTLAGLGEADKALESYAAAVAADPSYRYPHAQAATILLEQGQIGAAAHAIAMSVPEGESPRDTAIRRARRLADRKLFAAATAEIDKLLAQMPGDEKLLVEKARLLRHQEKPGEARQILESVLENRPQSAKALTELAILAALEGDQQTAISLLDRAEPFAGASLAAQIRSENIFHLAGEASPLAQRAARFRGLSRRRPETSKP